In one Parambassis ranga chromosome 6, fParRan2.1, whole genome shotgun sequence genomic region, the following are encoded:
- the tanc2b gene encoding protein TANC2 isoform X8, with the protein MVERVLPALSVCEPFLLNLCSMGILRESNQELGPPPSVDEAANTLMTRLGFLLGDKVSEGPAGTQYSMEEPEARQGQNQRISPCSTLTSSTASPPAGSPCSTLPAAMPGQAGNKDCAYGSVTSPTSTLESRDSGIIATLTSYSENMERGGKYGEGSRGNLKLWQSQKSGMDSFLYRVDENMTASTYSLNKIPERNLDSMSSHSAHSIPLYLMPRPNSVAATSSAHLEDLAYLDEQRHTPLRTSLRMPRQSTTCGPGRSGQDLRVRFAPYRPQDIALKPLLFEVPSITMDSVFTGREWLFQEVDAHLNSPNSGTNHGVVIVGNIGFGKTAIISRLVALSCHGTRMRQIASDSPQASPKHGEGLPLTQPQPTHGTLGGGSCPGTPEMRRRQEESMRRLASQVVAYHYCQADNAYTCLVPEFVHNVAALLCRSPHLVAYREQLLREPHLQSILSLRSCVQDPLASFRRGVLEPLDALYKERKINSEEDLIILIDGLNEAEFHKPDYGDTIVSFLTKTISRFPPWLKLVVTVRTTLQEITNALPFHRISLDSLDENDAIDQDLQGYILHRIHSSPEIQNNISLNGKMDNTTFGKLSAHLKALSRGSYLYLKLTFDLIEKGYLVLKSSSYKIYLCIYPDMESDEFSSVVPVNLAEVYLLQCNMRFPTQSSFERALPLLNVAVASLHPLNDEQIYQAINAGSLQGTLDWEDFQQRVDNLSVFLVKRRDGTRMFVHPSFREWLIWREEGEKTKFLCDPRSGHTLLAFWFSRQENKLNRQQTIELGHHILKAHIFKGLSKKVGVSSSILQGLWVSYSTEGLSAALSSLRNLYTPNIKVSRLLMLGGANVNYRTEVLNNAPVLCVHSHLGYMDMVALLLEFGASVDAQSESGLTPLGYAAAGGHMAIVTALCRKRAKVDHLDKNGQCALVHAALRGHMEVVKFLIQCDWSLGTQQQQSPQTQQQAAFTKSHAVQQALIAAASMGYTEIVSYLLDLPEKDEEEVERAQINNFDTLWGETALTAASGRGKLEVCRLLLEQGAAVAQPNRRGIVPLFSAVRQGHWQIVDLLLTHGADVNLADKQGRSPLMMAASEGHLGTVEFLLTQGASLSLMDKEGLTALSWACLKGHLPVVRYLVESGAATDHADKNGRTPLDLAAFYGDSEVVQFLVDHGAMIEHVDYSGMRPLDRAVGCRNTSVVVALLKKGAKIGPATWAMATSKPDIMIILLSKLIEEGDSFYKKGKVKEAAQRYQYALKKFPREGFSEDLKTFRELKVSLFLNLSRCRRKMNDFGMAEEFATKALELKPKSYEAYYARARAKRSSRQFPEALEDLNEAMKQCPNNREIQRLLQRVEEECHQLSQEEHQQQDLELEPPPSPPPTPPPEDEESLSLSLSMPLPPPPEPRLEDMEPVQDLFEDEDYLEQELEAMSMGLPPPESLANPSSLPIIQSPPLSPTHPDQIYLAGGSPMGQPYEYHPTSSSMSSPTRGSYQPTSPSLSPTHQNSHYRHSPPHTSPVHQPSYRFSPPPMGTGGQGMDHQSPPPSPLRRAAQYRASPPLESVCLYRSQSGSPVRYQTEQLPGRPKSPLSKMSSQRSFQLSSQPSLSSQHHQAQGLRLQPSIAQIVRTNQPSTMMGNSSYGGQMGHSIGSRYQGGSVDVESRLVYQPSLDGRSMSQVQASLSSGALCQHGGRGGVMESSLLKDELPQRPSSAYRASSGGPGGIRYSQTPQISRSQSAAYYPVSEHVLERANAMPPCQLGSPEIPHMVRRPVSANTTEIKQHVPTPRPLIHSQSVGLRFSPSSNNISTGSTANLAPGFRPSSSIQQMEIPLQATYERSCDDISPISPSQGGGGLYQGETTRSRNTPFMGIIDKTARTQQYLHQPSRSRAMTSMDSAISPTSPGQLVQQGSTYSPPASLGNIAYYNKTNNAQNGHLLEEDYYAQTQPPSLGKLANGSRGSGDILERVSQVPTYPDVKVARTLPVAQAYQDNMYRQLSRDSRTQGPTSPIKPKRPFVESNV; encoded by the exons GGGAGTCAAACCAGGAGCTGGGCCCCCCTCCGTCGGTGGATGAGGCAGCCAACACATTGATGACGCGCCTGGGTTTCCTTCTGGGAGACAAAGTGAGTGAGGGGCCAGCCGGTACCCAGTACAGCATGGAGGAACCCGAGGCGAGACAG GGCCAGAACCAGAGGATCAGCCCGTGCTCCACCCTGACCAGCAGCACTGCCTCCCCGCCCGCAGGCAGCCCCTGCTCCACGCTGCCCGCCGCCATGCCCGGCCAGGCTGGCAACAAGGACTGCGCCTACGGCTCTGTCACCAGCCCCACCTCCACACTGGAGAGCAGGGACAGCGGGATCATCG cCACTCTGACCAGCTATTCTGAGAACATGGAGCGAGGAGGCAAGTACGGCGAGGGCTCGCGGGGGAACCTGAAGCTGTGGCAGTCCCAGAAATCAGGCATGGACTCGTTCCTGTACAGGGTGGATGAGAACATGACCGCCTCCACCTACAGCCTGAACAAAATCCCTGAGCGCAACCTGGACAGCATGTCCTCCCACTCTGCCCACTCCATCCCTCTGTACCTCATGCCCCGCCCTAACTCTGTGGCTG ctaCCAGTTCGGCCCACCTGGAGGACCTGGCGTACCTGGATGAGCAGAGGCACACTCCATTACGCACCTCGCTGCGCATGCCCAGACAGAGCACCACCTGCGGGCCGGGTCGCTCCGGGCAGGACCTGAGAg TGCGCTTTGCGCCGTATCGCCCTCAAGACATCGCCCTCAAACCTCTGCTGTTCGAGGTGCCCAGCATCACCATGGACTCCGTCTTCACGGGCCGCGAGTGGCTCTTCCAGGAGGTCGACGCCCACCTCAACAGCCCCAACTCCGGCACCAACCACGGCGTGGTGATCGTGGGCAACATCGGCTTCGGCAAGACGGCGATCATCTCTCGCCTGGTGGCGCTCAGCTGCCACGGCACCCGCATGAGGCAGATCGCCTCGGACAGCCCGCAGGCCTCGCCCAAAC ATGGAGAGGGGCTCCCTCTCACCCAGCCACAGCCCACGCACGGCACCCTGGGAGGAGGCAGCTGTCCCGGGACGCCTGAGATGAGACGACGTCAGGAGGAGTCCATGAGGAGGCTGGCGTCTCAG GTGGTGGCCTACCACTACTGCCAGGCAGACAACGCCTACACCTGCTTGGTGCCGGAGTTCGTGCACAACGTGGCGGCTCTGCTGTGCCGCTCGCCGCACCTCGTCGCCTACAGGGAGCAGCTGCTGAGGGAGCCGCACCTACAGAGCATCCTGAGCCTGCGCTCCTGCGTGCAGGACCCCCTGGCCTCCTTCAGGAGGGGCGTGCTGGAGCCCCTGGATGCACTTTACAAAG agAGGAAGATCAACTCCGAGGAGGATCTCATCATCCTCATTGATGGGCTCAACGAGGCCGAGTTTCACAAGCCCGACTACGGAGACACCATTGTGTCCTTCCTCACCAAAACCATCAGCAGGTTCCCCCCCTGGCTCAAGCTGGTGGTCACAGTCAGAACCACGTTACAG GAGATCACCAACGCGCTGCCGTTCCACCGCATCTCCCTGGACAGCCTGGATGAAAACGACGCCATCGACCAGGACCTGCAGGGCTACATCCTGCACCGCATCCACAGCAGCCCGGAGATCCAGAACAACATCTCGCTCAATGGCAAGATGGACAACACCACCTTTGGCAAGCTCAGTGCCCACCTCAAGGCCCTGAGTCGGGGATCCTATCTGTACCTCAAACTCACCTTTGACCTCATAGAGAAGGGCTACCTGGTCCTCAAAAGCTCCAGCTATAAG atttatttatgcatttatcCAGACATGGAAAGTGATGAGTTCTCCTCT GTGGTTCCAGTCAACCTGGCGGAGGTTTACCTGCTGCAGTGCAACATGCGCTTCCCCACGCAGTCGTCCTTTGAACGGGCGCTGCCCCTGCTGAACGTGGCTGTGGCCTCGCTCCACCCGCTGAACGATGAGCAGATCTATCAGGCCATCAACGCCGGCTCTCTGCAG GGCACCCTGGACTGGGAGGACTTCCAGCAGCGTGTAGACAACCTGTCAGTCTTCTTGGTGAAGAGGAGGGACGGTACCAGGATGTTTGTTCACCCCTCCTTCAGGGAGTGGCTGATctggagagaagagggagagaagacGAAGTTCCTCTGCGACCCGAG GAGCGGGCACACCCTGCTGGCCTTCTGGTTCTCTCGGCAGGAGAACAAGCTGAACAGGCAGCAGACGATCGAGCTGGGCCACCACATCCTCAAAGCACATATCTTCAAG GGCCTCAGCAAGAAAGTCGGAGTTTCCTCATCCATCTTACAAGGCCTGTGGGTGTCGTACAGCACCGAGGGCCTCTCAGCTGCACTTTCTTCACTCCGAAACCTCTACACTCCCAACATCAAG GTGAGCCGGCTGCTGATGTTGGGCGGTGCCAACGTGAACTACCGTACAGAGGTGCTGAACAACGCCCCCGTCCTGTGCGTCCACTCACACCTGGGCTACATGGACATGGTGGCTCTGCTGCTAGAATTCGGTGCCTCTGTCGACGCCCAGTCAGAGAGCGGCCTCACGCCGCTGGGCTACGCTGCTGCCGGGGGACACATGGCCATTGTGACGGCGCTTTGCCGCAAGAGAGCAAAG GTGGACCACCTGGATAAGAACGGCCAGTGCGCCCTGGTTCATGCGGCCCTGAGGGGCCACATGGAGGTGGTGAAGTTCCTCATCCAGTGTGACTGGAGTCTGGggacgcagcagcagcagtcaccgCAGACACAACAGCAGGCGGCCTTCACCAAGAGCCACGCCGTCCAGCAGGCGCTCATTGCTGCAGCCAGTATGGGATACACAGAG ATTGTGTCCTACCTGCTGGACCTGCCagagaaagatgaagaagaggtggAGCGGGCCCAAATCAATAACTTTGACACCCTGTGGGGAGAGACAG CTCTGACGGCGGCGTCTGGTCGGGGGAAGCTGGAGGTTTGTCGCCTGTTACTGGAGCAGGGTGCGGCCGTGGCTCAGCCGAACCGGCGCGGCATCGTCCCGCTGTTCAGCGCCGTGCGGCAGGGACACTGGCAG ATCGTGGACCTCCTGCTGACACACGGAGCAGACGTCAACCTGGCTGACAAACAGGGTCGCAGTCCGTTGATGATGGCCGCCTCAGAGGGACACCTGGGAACTGTGGAGTTTCTGCTCACCCAAG gagcctctctgtctctgatggataaggagggtctgaccgctCTGAGCTGGGCCTGCCTCAAAGGTCATTTACCGGTCGTCCGTTACCTGGTGGAGAGCGGAGCCGCCACCGACCACGCAGACAAGAATGGACGCACGCCCCTGGACCTGGCTGCCTTCTATGGCGACTCTGAAGTG GTCCAGTTCTTGGTAGACCACGGGGCCATGATAGAGCACGTAGACTACAGCGGGATGCGTCCTCTGGACAGGGCGGTGGGCTGCAGGAACACGTCGGTGGTGGTCGCCCTGCTCAAGAAAGGAGCCAAGATAG GTCCAGCCACATGGGCCATGGCCACCTCCAAACCCGACATCATGATCATCTTACTCAGCAAACTCATCGAGGAGGGGGACAGCTTCTACAAG aAGGGGAAGGTGAAGGAGGCCGCTCAGCGCTATCAGTACGCCCTCAAAAAGTTTCCACGCGAAGGCTTCAGCGAGGACCTCAAGACGTTCAGGGAACTCAAAGTATCGCTCTTCCTCAACCTGTCCCGCTGTCGGAGGAAAATGAAC gaCTTCGGGATGGCTGAGGAATTTGCTACAAAGGCTCTGGAACTTAAACCAAAATCATATGAGGCCTACTACGCTAGGGCCCGCGCCAAGCGGAGCAGCAG ACAATTTCCTGAAGCCTTAGAGGACCTGAACGAAGCCATGAAGCAGTGCCCCAACAACCGAGAAATCCAGCGGCTGCTccagagggtggaggaggagtgcCACCAGCTCAGCCAGGAGGAGCACCAGCAGCAAGACCTGGAGCTGgagcctcccccctcccctcctcctacGCCTCCCCCTGAAGACGAGGAGTCcttgtccctgtccctgtccatGCCTCTCCCACCTCCCCCAGAGCCCCGCCTGGAGGACATGGAGCCAGTGCAGGACCTGTTTGAGGACGAGGACTACctggagcaggagctggaggcCATGTCGATGGGTCTGCCCCCACCTGAGTCCCTCGCCAACCCCTCCAGCCTCCCCATCATCCAgagccctcctctctcccccaccCATCCAGACCAGATTTACTTAGCCGGTGGCTCACCCATGGGCCAGCCCTACGAGTatcaccccacctcctcctccatgtcctcccCGACGCGAGGGTCCTACCAGCCCACCTCGCCCTCCCTCTCCCCGACACATCAGAACTCCCACTACCGACACAGTCCACCTCACACCTCCCCAGTGCACCAGCCATCCTACCGCTTCAGCCCGCCTCCTATGGGCACCGGGGGTCAGGGGATGGATCACCAGAGCCCACCGCCTTCGCCTTTACGCCGGGCTGCTCAGTACAGAGCCAGTCCGCCGCTAGAAAGTGTTTGTCTGTACAGGTCCCAGTCCGGTTCGCCTGTCCGCTACCAGACGGAGCAGCTGCCCGGCCGGCCAAAATCTCCCCTCTCCAAGATGAGCAGCCAGCGGTCGTTCCAGCTGAGCTCACAGCCGTCTCTGTCCTCCCAGCACCACCAAGCCCAGGGCCTTCGCCTGCAGCCTTCTATAGCCCAGATAGTCCGCACAAACCAGCCCAGCACCATGATGGGCAACAGCAGCTACGGTGGCCAGATGGGTCATTCCATCGGCAGTCGCTACCAGGGGGGTTCAGTGGACGTGGAGAGCCGCCTGGTGTACCAGCCGTCCCTGGACGGACGGTCCATGTCCCAGGTCCAGGCCAGCCTCAGTTCTGGGGCCCTCTGTCAGCACGGCGGCCGAGGAGGGGTTATGGAGTCGAGCCTGTTGAAGGATGAACTACCCCAGCGCCCCTCCTCTGCCTACCGCGCCAGCAGCGGGGGCCCGGGGGGCATCCGCTACAGCCAGACGCCTCAAATCAGCCGCAGCCAGTCAGCCGCCTACTACCCAGTCTCTGAACACGTGCTGGAGCGTGCCAATGCCATGCCCCCCTGCCAGCTGGGCTCTCCTGAGATCCCCCATATGGTGAGACGCCCTGTGAGTGCCAATACTACTGAGATAAAGCAGCATGTGCCCACCCCCCGGCCGCTCATCCACTCTCAGAGCGTGGGCCTTCGCTTCTCCCCCTCCAGCAACAACATCTCCACCGGATCCACCGCCAATCTGGCGCCGGGCTTCAGGCCGTCCTCCTCCATTCAGCAGATGGAGATCCCCTTGCAAGCCACGTACGAGCGCAGCTGCGACGACATCTCTCCCATCTCGCCCTCCCAGGGTGGCGGGGGACTGTATCAGGGCGAGACCACCCGCTCGCGGAACACGCCCTTCATGGGCATCATAGACAAGACAGCGCGGACTCAGCAGTACCTGCATCAGCCCTCCAGGTCCAGGGCCATGACGTCCATGGACTCCGCCATCAGCCCCACCTCgcccggccagctggtccagcagGGCTCCACCTACAGCCCCCCCGCCTCACTGGGAAACATTGCCTACTACAACAAGACCAACAACGCTCAAAATGgccacctgctggaggaggaCTACTACGCCCAGACCCAGCCGCCCTCACTGGGCAAGCTCGCCAACGGCTCCCGCGGCAGCGGCGACATCCTGGAGCGGGTCAGCCAGGTGCCCACCTACCCCGATGTGAAGGTGGCGAGGACTCTGCCCGTGGCGCAGGCCTACCAGGACAACATGTACCGCCAGCTCTCACGTGACTCCCGGACCCAAGGCCCCACCTCCCCCATCAAACCAAAGAGACCGTTTGTGGAGTCGAACGTGTGA